From one Nitrosococcus halophilus Nc 4 genomic stretch:
- a CDS encoding HU family DNA-binding protein, translating into MNKTELVNFVASEANLSQADAQRAVNALLQTIEQTLGEKGMVSLVGFGSFSVQKRSARSGRHPQTGETITIPATNVPVFKPGKALKEAVQQRKR; encoded by the coding sequence ATGAATAAAACTGAATTGGTTAACTTCGTTGCCTCAGAGGCCAATCTTTCTCAAGCAGATGCCCAGCGTGCCGTGAATGCGCTGCTCCAGACGATTGAGCAGACTCTGGGTGAAAAGGGGATGGTCAGCTTGGTCGGTTTTGGTTCTTTCTCAGTACAGAAGCGGTCTGCCCGTTCAGGTCGGCATCCTCAGACTGGGGAGACGATTACCATTCCGGCAACGAATGTGCCCGTTTTTAAGCCTGGCAAAGCCCTCAAGGAAGCAGTACAACAACGGAAGCGGTGA